In Flavobacterium gelatinilyticum, a genomic segment contains:
- the recN gene encoding DNA repair protein RecN, with protein MITSLSIKNYALIEKLTINFSKGFSIITGETGAGKSIILGAIGLVLGKRADLTSLKNKEEKCVIEAQFDISKYNLKEFFQTNDLDYEDETIIRREILPSGKSRAFINDSPVNLQELQDLSLFLIDIHSQQQTQELSDESVQFKIIDAISDNSEIISDYQKLLKVYRSEKTKLNTLLKKQSDSGKELEYNTYLLNELVSAKLKSGEQAELEADFEKLNNVEIIKEALDKSLAIANEEQFGVFHNLNEIKTAIQKIAPFAVEYQGLSERITSLSIEFDDISKELQSSSEKLLNDPEQLQAISQKLQLIFNLQKKHHVDSVDELLQIQADLGNTLLELDNIDEEIETLSKSIEEKETELNTLAGLIHESRIKAIPVLSDKLISILEKLGMPNARFNMELLPSETYFQNGKDELQFLFSANKGSDFGLLKKVASGGEMSRIMLAVKAILAQYSKLPTLIFDEIDTGVSGEIAIRMGEIMKEMSTKMQIFAITHLPQIAAKGDSHFRVSKSTVDNDTQSELKLLGQDERILEIAQMLSGANISDSALNHAKELLN; from the coding sequence ATGATCACTTCACTGTCTATTAAAAATTATGCTCTGATTGAAAAACTGACTATAAATTTTTCAAAAGGTTTCTCAATAATTACAGGTGAAACAGGCGCTGGTAAATCTATTATCTTAGGTGCAATTGGTTTGGTTTTAGGAAAAAGAGCTGACCTTACTTCGTTAAAAAACAAAGAAGAAAAATGTGTGATCGAAGCTCAGTTTGATATTTCTAAATACAACCTTAAAGAATTTTTTCAGACTAATGATCTCGATTATGAAGATGAAACAATCATAAGACGTGAAATTCTCCCTTCGGGAAAATCACGTGCTTTTATAAACGACAGTCCGGTAAATCTTCAGGAACTGCAGGACTTAAGTTTGTTTTTAATAGATATCCATTCGCAGCAGCAAACACAGGAATTATCAGATGAAAGTGTACAGTTTAAAATAATTGATGCTATTTCGGATAATTCAGAAATAATTTCAGATTATCAAAAACTGCTAAAAGTATACAGATCGGAAAAAACAAAATTAAACACACTTCTTAAAAAACAAAGTGATTCCGGAAAAGAACTGGAATACAATACGTATTTGTTAAACGAATTAGTTTCGGCAAAATTAAAATCAGGAGAACAGGCAGAGCTTGAAGCTGATTTTGAAAAACTGAATAATGTCGAAATAATAAAAGAAGCATTAGATAAATCGCTTGCAATCGCAAATGAAGAACAATTTGGCGTATTTCATAATCTTAATGAAATTAAAACAGCCATACAGAAAATTGCTCCGTTTGCTGTAGAATACCAGGGTTTGTCAGAAAGAATAACTAGTTTGTCAATTGAATTTGATGATATTTCAAAAGAACTTCAAAGTTCTTCGGAAAAATTATTAAACGACCCTGAACAGCTGCAGGCAATAAGTCAAAAACTACAGTTGATTTTTAATTTACAGAAAAAACACCACGTTGACTCTGTGGATGAACTGCTTCAAATTCAGGCCGATTTAGGAAATACGCTTCTTGAACTTGATAATATTGATGAGGAAATCGAAACATTATCGAAATCAATCGAGGAAAAAGAAACCGAACTGAATACTCTTGCCGGTTTGATTCACGAAAGCAGGATTAAAGCAATTCCGGTTTTATCAGATAAATTAATCTCTATTTTAGAAAAACTGGGTATGCCGAATGCTCGTTTCAATATGGAACTTCTGCCGTCTGAAACGTATTTCCAGAACGGAAAAGACGAATTACAGTTTTTATTCTCTGCTAACAAAGGAAGCGATTTCGGGTTATTGAAAAAAGTAGCTTCAGGAGGAGAAATGTCTCGTATTATGCTTGCAGTTAAAGCGATTTTAGCGCAATATTCAAAATTACCAACCCTGATTTTTGATGAGATCGATACAGGAGTTTCGGGTGAAATTGCGATTAGAATGGGAGAGATAATGAAAGAAATGAGCACAAAAATGCAGATTTTTGCCATTACACATTTACCTCAGATCGCGGCAAAAGGCGACTCTCATTTTAGAGTTTCTAAATCTACTGTCGATAACGATACACAGTCAGAATTAAAACTTCTGGGTCAGGATGAGAGAATCCTTGAAATTGCACAAATGTTATCAGGAGCCAATATTTCTGATTCGGCACTTAATCATGCAAAAGAATTACTTAATTAA
- a CDS encoding outer membrane protein assembly factor BamD: MKKIVSLLIIVALFCSCSEYQKALKNEDVAAKFEVATKMYEAGRYSKAIRLFEQLAPSYRGKPQAEKLFYMFSQSYYKTHQYYLAGYQFESFVSGYPRSEKVQEAAFLGAYSYSKLAPVYSLDQSDTVKALEKLQTFIDNYPNSEYMAQANETVKILNGKLEKKAYENAKGYNTISDFKSALVAFDNFIADFPGTPYKEDALFYKYDSAYKLAINSVPAKMEERLHVAQTAYANLLKFKSDTKYKKQAEEMNARVETDLQKFTK, encoded by the coding sequence ATGAAAAAAATAGTATCTCTATTAATTATTGTTGCCCTTTTTTGTTCTTGTAGTGAGTATCAAAAAGCATTAAAAAATGAAGATGTTGCGGCGAAGTTCGAAGTGGCGACAAAAATGTATGAAGCAGGAAGATACTCAAAAGCGATTCGTCTTTTTGAACAATTGGCTCCTTCTTACAGAGGTAAGCCTCAGGCAGAAAAGCTGTTTTACATGTTTTCTCAGTCTTATTACAAAACACATCAGTATTATTTAGCAGGCTATCAGTTTGAAAGCTTTGTTTCAGGATACCCTCGAAGCGAAAAAGTTCAGGAAGCAGCCTTTTTAGGTGCGTACAGTTATTCAAAATTGGCTCCGGTTTACAGTCTGGATCAGTCAGATACTGTAAAAGCTTTAGAAAAACTGCAGACTTTTATTGATAATTATCCAAACTCAGAATACATGGCTCAGGCAAATGAGACTGTAAAAATCTTAAATGGAAAATTAGAGAAAAAAGCATACGAGAATGCTAAAGGCTACAATACAATTTCTGATTTTAAATCGGCTTTAGTGGCATTTGATAATTTTATTGCAGATTTTCCTGGAACACCATACAAAGAAGATGCGTTGTTTTATAAATACGATTCAGCATACAAGCTGGCCATAAACAGCGTTCCTGCAAAAATGGAAGAACGTTTACATGTTGCTCAGACAGCTTATGCTAACCTGCTGAAATTTAAAAGCGATACGAAATACAAAAAACAGGCAGAAGAAATGAATGCCAGAGTTGAAACAGATTTACAAAAATTTACTAAATAA
- a CDS encoding 5'-nucleotidase C-terminal domain-containing protein, whose amino-acid sequence MVKLKKYNRFLKLFVIFLTVISISSCSPKAYNVTKIEGKQIPVTEKNTETPEIENFIKPYRDHINKDLDSVLAYCPETLDKSTGKWQTTIGNLMADIIIKRGNTVFKARENKDIDICFLNHGGIRAILPKGNVTTRSAYEIMPFENNLVVLELKGEQIKEITTYIIKEKKPHPLAGMTFIIAKDNTAKNILVQGKPLDVNKTYYVATNDYLANGGDSMTFFAKNTKKFDLNYKLRNVLIDYFKEVDTIPVPRDIRITEE is encoded by the coding sequence ATGGTAAAACTAAAAAAGTATAACCGATTTTTAAAACTTTTTGTTATATTCTTAACAGTTATTTCAATCTCTTCCTGCAGCCCTAAGGCATACAATGTAACAAAAATAGAAGGAAAACAAATTCCGGTAACCGAAAAAAATACCGAAACTCCTGAAATAGAAAATTTTATCAAGCCTTATCGCGATCATATAAATAAAGATTTAGACAGTGTTCTGGCTTACTGCCCTGAAACGTTGGACAAAAGTACAGGTAAATGGCAGACTACAATAGGAAATCTAATGGCAGATATCATTATAAAGCGCGGTAATACTGTTTTTAAAGCTCGTGAAAATAAAGATATTGATATATGCTTTTTAAATCATGGCGGTATCAGGGCTATCCTGCCTAAAGGAAATGTTACAACACGATCTGCTTATGAAATCATGCCTTTTGAAAACAATCTTGTTGTTCTCGAATTAAAAGGTGAACAGATTAAAGAAATTACAACTTATATTATTAAGGAGAAAAAACCGCATCCTTTAGCGGGAATGACTTTTATTATTGCAAAAGATAATACAGCCAAGAATATCCTTGTACAGGGAAAACCTCTGGACGTTAATAAAACCTATTACGTCGCCACAAATGATTATCTGGCAAACGGAGGCGACAGCATGACTTTTTTCGCAAAAAATACAAAGAAATTTGATTTGAATTATAAACTTCGAAATGTACTGATTGATTATTTTAAAGAAGTAGATACTATTCCGGTTCCGAGGGATATTAGAATTACAGAAGAATAA
- a CDS encoding DUF6913 domain-containing protein: MFLNYIKEFFVKKSLKNNLRIFKKEVFTSNVQTVGLLIDESKFRESKELIRELVLNGISQENIKIAAYRSRFKKKKTYSRPTFSKRHINWRGQITEVFLNEFADTEFDLLISYYNIENTILMMITSKSKAKFKVGFSSVDERLNRWMINTSMAEYKLFISELFRYLKSIK, translated from the coding sequence ATGTTTTTGAATTATATAAAGGAGTTTTTTGTAAAAAAATCATTAAAAAATAACTTGCGTATTTTCAAAAAGGAAGTTTTTACAAGTAATGTGCAAACTGTTGGTTTATTGATAGACGAAAGCAAATTTCGCGAATCAAAGGAATTGATCCGGGAACTTGTTTTAAATGGAATTTCTCAGGAGAATATTAAAATAGCTGCATACAGAAGCAGATTCAAAAAGAAAAAAACGTATTCAAGACCTACTTTTAGTAAAAGACATATCAACTGGAGAGGGCAGATTACAGAAGTTTTTTTAAATGAATTTGCAGATACAGAATTTGATCTTTTGATTAGTTATTACAACATTGAAAACACTATTTTAATGATGATAACCAGCAAATCAAAAGCGAAATTCAAAGTTGGGTTTTCATCTGTTGATGAAAGATTAAACCGATGGATGATAAACACATCTATGGCAGAATATAAACTTTTCATTTCGGAATTGTTTAGGTATTTAAAAAGTATAAAATAA
- a CDS encoding DUF4835 family protein, whose product MNKIIILLMFLVSGLTKAQQLNCTVTINTDRLPNANQQIFKTLQTSLSEFVNKTDWTGSSLKQNERINCSMYITLSSYSSDQFTGTIQVQSSRLIFNSTYSSPVLNFNDKDFNFRYTEYEPLLYNPTVFESNLVSVVSFYSYMILGLDADTFQLEGGSQYFETAQNIASVAQQGGYKGWSQSDGLQNRYYLITDMLSPTFSDLRQTNFLYHSGLDLMSSDLKAAKEKIKSSVVLIGKVNSVRPNSFLSRIFFDAKSDEIVSIFSGGPSIPITDLTDVLNKVSPLNNAKWSQIKF is encoded by the coding sequence ATGAATAAAATAATTATTCTTTTAATGTTTCTTGTTTCCGGCTTAACAAAAGCACAGCAGTTAAATTGTACTGTTACAATTAATACTGACCGTCTGCCGAATGCAAACCAGCAGATTTTTAAAACGCTTCAGACTTCATTGTCTGAATTTGTAAATAAAACAGACTGGACAGGATCTTCTTTAAAACAAAACGAACGAATTAATTGTTCGATGTATATTACTTTGTCGTCGTACAGTTCAGATCAGTTTACGGGAACTATTCAGGTGCAGTCTTCGAGGTTGATATTTAATTCTACGTATTCTTCGCCGGTTTTAAATTTTAATGATAAAGATTTCAATTTCAGATACACAGAATATGAACCTTTGTTATATAACCCAACCGTATTTGAATCCAATTTAGTATCTGTTGTTTCTTTTTACAGCTATATGATTCTTGGGCTGGATGCTGATACGTTTCAATTGGAAGGCGGAAGCCAGTATTTCGAAACCGCTCAGAATATTGCAAGTGTAGCACAACAGGGCGGGTATAAAGGCTGGAGTCAGTCAGACGGACTTCAAAACCGTTATTACCTTATTACGGATATGCTTTCTCCAACATTCAGCGATCTGCGTCAGACTAATTTCCTGTATCATTCAGGTTTAGATTTGATGAGTTCAGATTTAAAAGCAGCAAAAGAAAAAATAAAATCTTCTGTAGTACTTATCGGGAAAGTAAATTCTGTCAGGCCAAACTCTTTTCTGTCCAGAATATTCTTTGATGCAAAGTCAGATGAAATTGTTTCTATTTTTTCCGGCGGACCAAGTATTCCTATTACAGACTTGACGGATGTTCTAAATAAAGTTTCGCCTTTAAATAATGCAAAATGGTCACAAATTAAGTTTTAA
- a CDS encoding tetratricopeptide repeat protein, producing the protein MESLSYYENQFIKADSLIADGNIADGKEMLEEILSQYPDFGKAHNHLGWIYYYKLNNYDKGIFHYKLAMKFDPKYNAPYLNYTYLLVDLGRYDEAKKHIQFTFENLENADNSSYNSELGRIAECEHDYIAAYKYYKTAQKNALASNFIDNMNANMKRVKDKMSIFEKLKLKFK; encoded by the coding sequence ATGGAAAGTTTAAGTTATTACGAAAATCAGTTTATTAAAGCAGATTCATTAATTGCAGATGGAAATATAGCAGACGGGAAAGAAATGCTTGAAGAAATCCTGTCTCAGTATCCTGATTTTGGAAAAGCACATAATCATCTAGGATGGATTTATTATTATAAACTGAATAATTACGATAAAGGTATTTTTCATTACAAACTTGCAATGAAATTTGATCCAAAATACAATGCTCCTTATTTAAATTATACTTATTTGCTGGTAGATTTAGGAAGATATGATGAAGCAAAAAAGCATATTCAGTTTACATTTGAAAATTTAGAAAATGCAGATAACTCTTCATATAACAGTGAATTAGGGAGGATAGCTGAATGTGAGCACGATTATATTGCTGCTTATAAATATTATAAAACGGCGCAAAAAAATGCACTGGCTTCAAATTTTATAGACAATATGAATGCAAACATGAAAAGGGTTAAAGATAAAATGTCTATTTTTGAAAAATTAAAACTAAAATTCAAATAA
- a CDS encoding DNA-directed RNA polymerase subunit omega — translation MDLKKTNAPVNTITYNKTVIEEPTGNVYEAITIMAKRANQINSEIKKELTEKLEEFATYNDSLEEVFENKEQIEVSKFYEKLPKPHALAVQEWLDGKTYHRNSNK, via the coding sequence ATGGATTTAAAAAAGACGAATGCTCCTGTTAACACAATAACTTACAATAAAACAGTTATTGAAGAGCCAACAGGAAATGTGTATGAGGCAATTACCATTATGGCTAAAAGAGCAAATCAAATTAATTCTGAAATTAAAAAAGAATTAACTGAGAAATTAGAGGAGTTTGCTACTTATAATGACAGTCTTGAAGAAGTTTTTGAAAATAAAGAGCAGATTGAAGTTTCTAAATTTTACGAAAAATTACCAAAACCACATGCTTTAGCTGTTCAGGAATGGTTAGATGGTAAAACATACCACAGAAATTCAAATAAATAA
- the coaBC gene encoding bifunctional phosphopantothenoylcysteine decarboxylase/phosphopantothenate--cysteine ligase CoaBC, whose amino-acid sequence MSVLKGKKILLGVSGGIAAYKTASLVRLFIKAGAHVQVVMTPASKDFVTPLTLSTLSKNPVHSNFFNHDDEDAVWNNHVELGLWADLMLVAPATANTLSKMASGNCDNLLIAVYLSSKCPVYFAPAMDLDMYKHPSTISSFNSLKQFGNIMIPAEKGELASGLSGEGRMAEPENIIAFLEADLESKLPLKGKKILITAGPTYEAIDPVRFIGNHSSGKMGFDIANQAADLGAEVILVSGPTHLKVKNSSIKVVNVVSAQEMYNACHEYFNNTDAAIAAAAVADYRPKEVALQKIKKNSDEFTIELEKTKDILSSLGAIKEKQFLIGFALETENEIENAKLKIQKKNLDLIVLNSLQDEGAGFKKETNKVTFIDDKFEIEPMELKSKESVAVDILNKVIEHFAKP is encoded by the coding sequence ATGTCAGTTTTAAAAGGGAAAAAAATTTTACTGGGAGTTTCCGGTGGAATTGCAGCCTATAAAACAGCCTCATTAGTACGACTTTTTATAAAGGCAGGTGCACATGTCCAGGTGGTCATGACACCTGCTTCTAAGGATTTTGTAACCCCGCTTACCTTATCTACGTTATCCAAAAATCCTGTACATTCCAATTTCTTTAACCACGACGATGAAGATGCTGTCTGGAATAACCATGTCGAATTAGGTCTTTGGGCTGATTTGATGTTGGTAGCTCCTGCAACTGCTAATACCTTGTCTAAAATGGCGTCAGGAAATTGCGACAATCTTTTAATTGCGGTATACTTATCATCCAAATGTCCGGTTTATTTTGCACCGGCTATGGATTTGGATATGTATAAACACCCTTCTACAATTTCAAGTTTTAATTCTCTTAAACAATTCGGAAACATTATGATTCCGGCTGAAAAAGGAGAATTAGCCAGCGGTTTGTCCGGAGAAGGACGAATGGCTGAACCTGAAAATATAATCGCTTTTCTTGAAGCTGATTTAGAAAGCAAACTGCCTTTAAAAGGAAAAAAAATACTAATTACAGCCGGCCCGACATACGAAGCGATAGATCCCGTACGTTTTATAGGAAATCACTCTTCTGGAAAAATGGGATTTGATATTGCAAATCAGGCAGCAGATCTGGGGGCTGAGGTTATTTTGGTTTCAGGACCAACACACTTAAAAGTTAAAAATTCGTCTATTAAAGTTGTTAATGTAGTATCTGCACAGGAAATGTACAATGCTTGCCATGAATATTTTAACAACACAGACGCAGCAATTGCCGCTGCAGCCGTAGCAGATTACAGACCTAAAGAAGTTGCTTTACAGAAGATTAAGAAAAATTCAGACGAATTTACTATTGAACTTGAAAAAACAAAAGATATTTTATCTTCTTTAGGAGCTATAAAAGAAAAACAGTTTTTAATAGGCTTTGCTTTAGAGACTGAAAATGAAATTGAAAATGCTAAGTTGAAAATCCAGAAAAAAAACTTAGATTTGATTGTTTTAAATTCCTTACAAGATGAGGGTGCAGGTTTTAAGAAAGAAACCAATAAAGTAACGTTTATTGATGATAAATTTGAAATCGAACCTATGGAATTAAAATCAAAAGAATCAGTAGCAGTAGACATTTTAAATAAGGTGATTGAACATTTTGCAAAACCCTGA
- the dapA gene encoding 4-hydroxy-tetrahydrodipicolinate synthase translates to MQSLIGTGVALVTPFKKDFSVDIEALQRIVNFSIDGGVEYLVVMGTTAENATLTQEEKELVINTVIDVNKGRLPLVLGVGGNNTMQIVEELKTRDFSAFEAILSVSPYYNKPTQEGIYQHFKAIAEASPVPVILYNVPGRTSSNMLPSTVIRLANDFDNVVAIKEAAGDMAQALKLIKDAPKDFLVISGDDMIALPIVLAGGAGVISVIGQGYPKEFSEMIRLGLNKKAAEAFKNHYFLADCIDMIFEQGNPAGIKHVFQAMNIAENTVRLPLVSVDDSLAERLNDFVKNSIK, encoded by the coding sequence ATGCAATCATTAATAGGAACTGGTGTTGCGCTTGTAACTCCTTTTAAAAAAGACTTTTCAGTAGATATTGAAGCCTTACAGCGCATCGTTAATTTCTCAATTGATGGAGGAGTAGAGTATCTTGTGGTTATGGGAACAACAGCAGAAAATGCAACCCTTACACAAGAAGAGAAAGAATTAGTTATCAATACAGTAATAGATGTAAATAAAGGAAGGCTTCCTCTTGTTCTTGGAGTTGGCGGAAATAATACCATGCAGATTGTTGAAGAATTAAAAACAAGAGATTTTTCTGCATTTGAAGCTATTTTGTCTGTATCACCTTATTACAATAAACCAACACAGGAAGGAATTTACCAGCACTTCAAAGCAATTGCAGAAGCTTCTCCAGTACCGGTAATCCTATATAATGTTCCGGGAAGAACTTCAAGCAACATGCTTCCTTCAACAGTAATTCGTCTGGCAAATGATTTTGATAATGTAGTTGCAATTAAAGAAGCGGCAGGCGATATGGCACAAGCTTTAAAACTTATTAAAGATGCGCCAAAAGATTTCCTTGTTATTTCAGGAGATGATATGATTGCACTTCCAATTGTTTTAGCTGGCGGGGCAGGAGTAATCTCGGTTATTGGACAAGGTTACCCAAAAGAATTTTCAGAAATGATTCGTTTAGGGCTTAATAAAAAAGCGGCAGAAGCATTTAAGAATCATTACTTTTTAGCAGACTGTATTGATATGATTTTCGAACAGGGAAATCCTGCGGGAATCAAGCACGTTTTTCAGGCAATGAACATTGCTGAAAACACAGTCCGACTTCCGTTAGTTTCTGTAGACGATTCTTTGGCCGAAAGATTAAATGACTTTGTGAAAAACAGCATTAAATAA
- a CDS encoding glycosyltransferase, with protein sequence MIFSLIIPVYNRPDEVDELLESLVKSDYDEPFEIVLVEDGSTVPCKDVVMNYQGKLNISYYVKPNSGPGDSRNFGMQKARGDYFIIFDSDCIIPPNYLTEVRKALNEKYVDCFGGPDKALKSFSNIQKAINFAMTSFLTTGGIRGGSEKINKFQPRSFNMGISKKAFEVSKGFGNIHPGEDPDLSIRLWNLGFETRLFSEAYVYHKRRIDWEKFSIQVKKFGIARPILNSWYPEHNKLTFFFPTAFILGLLLAVLLLIFNIDVLLQLYFVYFVVIFLTSSIQNKSIKIGFLSVIAVWKQFYGYGTGFLESFVKVILLKKKPQEAFPRMFFKI encoded by the coding sequence ATGATCTTTTCTTTAATTATACCCGTGTATAATCGTCCCGATGAAGTTGATGAACTATTAGAAAGTCTTGTAAAATCAGATTACGATGAACCTTTTGAAATTGTTCTGGTTGAAGATGGTTCAACAGTTCCCTGTAAAGATGTTGTAATGAATTATCAGGGTAAATTGAATATTTCATATTACGTAAAACCAAATTCAGGGCCTGGTGATTCAAGAAACTTTGGAATGCAGAAGGCGAGAGGTGATTATTTTATCATTTTCGATTCTGACTGTATTATACCTCCAAATTATTTAACAGAAGTAAGAAAAGCGCTTAATGAAAAATATGTGGACTGTTTCGGCGGTCCTGACAAGGCTCTTAAAAGTTTTTCAAATATCCAAAAGGCAATTAATTTTGCAATGACTTCATTTTTAACAACCGGCGGAATTCGGGGCGGTTCAGAAAAAATCAATAAGTTTCAGCCAAGAAGTTTCAATATGGGAATTTCAAAAAAAGCTTTTGAGGTTTCAAAAGGATTTGGCAACATACATCCCGGCGAAGACCCTGATTTATCTATCCGTTTGTGGAACCTGGGCTTTGAAACAAGACTGTTTTCTGAGGCGTATGTGTATCATAAACGCAGGATTGACTGGGAAAAATTCTCGATTCAGGTAAAAAAATTCGGGATTGCAAGACCTATATTAAACAGTTGGTATCCAGAACATAATAAGCTTACTTTTTTCTTTCCAACGGCATTTATTCTGGGGTTATTATTAGCTGTTTTACTATTAATTTTTAATATTGATGTTTTATTACAATTATATTTCGTATATTTCGTTGTAATTTTTCTTACATCCAGTATTCAGAATAAAAGTATCAAGATTGGGTTTTTATCTGTAATAGCGGTGTGGAAACAATTTTATGGTTACGGGACAGGTTTTTTAGAATCTTTTGTAAAAGTTATTTTATTAAAGAAAAAACCACAAGAAGCTTTTCCTCGTATGTTTTTTAAAATATAA
- the coaE gene encoding dephospho-CoA kinase (Dephospho-CoA kinase (CoaE) performs the final step in coenzyme A biosynthesis.) gives MTKVIGLTGGIGSGKTTIAGFFKQNGVPVYIADDGAKKVMQSAEIINEVKLTFGESLFDNDVLNRPKLAEIVFNNADKLAKLNSIVHPAVKRDFELWLSQHQEYEFVIYESAILFESGRYIECDYIVTVTAPIEIRIERVLKRDNTTRENVLNRMKMQWDDEKRISLSNFVINNSNLKIAEEDVVKILKILKIKQNQS, from the coding sequence ATGACAAAAGTTATCGGTCTGACCGGCGGAATAGGAAGCGGAAAAACAACAATAGCAGGTTTTTTTAAACAAAACGGAGTTCCTGTTTATATAGCAGATGACGGAGCAAAAAAAGTAATGCAGTCCGCTGAAATTATAAACGAAGTTAAACTGACTTTTGGAGAATCGCTCTTTGATAATGATGTTTTAAACAGACCTAAATTGGCTGAAATTGTATTTAATAATGCTGATAAACTTGCAAAACTGAATTCGATTGTGCATCCTGCCGTAAAGAGAGATTTTGAATTATGGCTTTCGCAGCATCAGGAATATGAATTTGTAATTTACGAGTCGGCTATTTTATTTGAAAGCGGCCGATATATAGAATGCGATTATATTGTGACGGTTACAGCACCTATAGAAATAAGAATTGAAAGAGTTTTAAAACGTGATAATACAACAAGAGAAAACGTGTTAAACCGAATGAAAATGCAGTGGGATGACGAAAAACGAATTTCTTTAAGCAATTTTGTTATTAATAACAGTAATCTTAAAATTGCTGAAGAAGATGTTGTTAAAATTCTTAAAATTTTGAAAATAAAACAAAATCAGTCTTAA
- the fabV gene encoding enoyl-ACP reductase FabV produces MIIEPRMRGFICLTAHPTGCEQNVKNQIEYVKSKGAIAGAKKVLVIGASTGFGLASRITSAFGSDAATIGVFFEKPPLEGKTASPGWYNSAAFEKEAHKAGLYAKSINGDAFSNEIKRETLDLIKADLGQVDLVIYSLASPVRTNPNTGVTHRSVLKPIGQTFTNKTVDFHTGNVSEVSIAPANEEDIENTVAVMGGEDWAMWIEALKNENLLAEGATTIAYSYIGPELTEAVYRKGTIGRAKDHLEATAFTISDSLQSIGGKAYVSVNKALVTQASSAIPVIPLYISLLYKIMKEEGIHEGCIEQIQRLFQDRLYNGTDVPVDEKGRIRIDDWEMREDVQAKVAELWKEATTETLPSIGDLAGYRNDFLNLFGFEFAGVDYQADTNEVVNIESIK; encoded by the coding sequence ATGATTATAGAACCTAGAATGAGAGGATTTATTTGTTTGACAGCACATCCTACAGGCTGCGAGCAAAATGTTAAGAATCAAATTGAATATGTAAAATCTAAAGGCGCAATTGCCGGAGCAAAAAAAGTATTAGTAATTGGTGCTTCAACAGGTTTCGGATTAGCTTCAAGAATTACAAGCGCTTTTGGATCTGATGCCGCTACTATTGGTGTATTTTTTGAAAAACCGCCATTGGAAGGTAAAACAGCTTCTCCGGGATGGTATAACTCTGCTGCTTTTGAAAAAGAAGCTCATAAAGCAGGTTTGTATGCAAAAAGTATCAATGGAGATGCTTTTTCAAATGAAATTAAAAGAGAAACTTTAGATTTAATTAAAGCAGATTTAGGGCAGGTAGATCTTGTAATCTACAGTTTGGCATCGCCGGTTCGTACAAATCCTAATACAGGAGTTACGCACCGTTCTGTTTTAAAACCAATTGGACAGACTTTTACAAACAAAACAGTTGATTTTCATACAGGAAATGTTTCTGAAGTTTCTATCGCTCCTGCAAATGAGGAAGATATTGAAAACACAGTAGCAGTAATGGGAGGTGAAGACTGGGCAATGTGGATCGAAGCTTTAAAAAATGAAAATTTATTAGCAGAAGGCGCAACTACAATCGCGTATTCATATATAGGACCAGAATTAACAGAAGCGGTTTACCGTAAAGGAACAATTGGTCGCGCAAAAGACCACTTAGAAGCTACTGCTTTTACAATTTCTGACAGCTTACAGTCAATTGGCGGAAAAGCTTATGTTTCTGTAAACAAAGCTTTGGTTACTCAGGCGAGTTCTGCAATTCCGGTTATTCCATTATATATCTCTCTTTTATATAAAATAATGAAAGAAGAAGGAATTCATGAAGGATGTATCGAGCAGATTCAGCGTTTATTTCAGGACAGATTATACAACGGAACAGATGTTCCTGTTGACGAGAAAGGAAGAATCAGAATCGACGACTGGGAAATGCGCGAAGATGTTCAGGCAAAAGTGGCTGAACTTTGGAAAGAAGCTACAACTGAAACATTGCCATCTATTGGAGATTTAGCAGGTTACAGAAATGATTTCCTTAATTTATTCGGATTTGAATTTGCTGGAGTAGATTATCAGGCAGACACAAACGAAGTAGTAAATATCGAAAGTATCAAGTAA